From Paenibacillus sp. PL2-23:
TGCGCTCCGTTCAGATAAAGCTTCATCGTCGCTTGCTCCGTGCTGAAGGTGGCCGCAACATGCGACCATTCTCCCTTCGCAAGCGGACGGTGCAGGCACCACAGCTCATGCCACTTGCCGCCCGCTCCTACTTGAAGCGACCAAGAGCCATGCCTGTACATGCCAAGCACATAGCCCTCAGCAGCTTCGCGATTGTGCTGGTTCACAATGGCAGACAACCGTTTCTCCGCGCCCCACTCATAAGATCGAGGCGCGACCCATGCCGCGATCGTAAAGGCTTCCTTCAGCTTAGGAGCCGTATCCGCTTCTCTCGTTATCCACGTGGAATACCCGTCGAACAATAGCGCGCCGCCTTGAATGCCCGGACGCCACTGCGGGTCGGCTTTCTCTGTAAATCTGCCCTGTAGCAGAGCATAGGCAATGGGATCGCTTATGCCGCTTACCGTATCCAAAGCCACTGCGCCTTGGCCTTCATTCAGCTGCCAATGTGCGGCGAGCCCACTATCTGTTATTGGCATCTTATTGTCATGCTCCATATTGAATATATCCCTCCCGTCGGATAACCGCCTAACCAGCCGCTCCCGTGGTCTGGGAGGTGTAGATGGATTGCAGTGGGTAGATCCGCAGCGATCGCAGCACCACATCACCGCCATCCGCGTAAAGGCTAATCCCCTTCTTCCCTTCTATCGGGAATATCTGATCCGTCATAACAAGTCCGCCATCTCCTGCGAATACTTCCAATGAAGAGCGGTCCAGCCACAGCTGCAGCTTTATTCGATGATCCTTCGCCGCCAGAGGAGCGGCATGCTTGCAGCCGAACTCAACGTGAAAATCCAATAGGCCGGAATGTGTGCGGTCAATGAACAATTCCTCTTCCGCCGCGTCATAGCCGACGCTCGTCCAGCTGCTACCCGAGCTCAGGCGAATGCCGAATTCAGAGGCTGTGCCCAGCTCGAATTCCACCTCAAGCTGAATCAGCCCATCTTCAGCTTCGTCCAGCTGGAGGTGCTGCGAATCAACCCTTTTGTCTATCCAGACACTTCCTGGCAGCCTGAGCCCCTCATAAGCCTCAACAACTTGCTGTACTAGGCGCGGGCCCTGCTCCTCCTGCCGCAGCGTCAGCTTTCGCGTCAGCGTCATGGCACCTCTCCAGCCTTCCGTCGGAATCTGATTCGCGTATTTCCAATTGTTCATCCAGCCGATGAACAATCGTTCCGACTCTACGCCTGGAGCGTCAGACCAGGTGACGCCTGCGTAATTGTCCCGTCCGTGATCCAGCCACAGCACCCTGTCCGCCGGATTGTCATTCGAGAACGCCCAGCCGTCGAATTCTCCGATAAAATATTGCGTGCGCGAGCCTTCCGGACAATTGGGATTGTCGCCTATACTAACGATCATAACCCACTTTGACGCGCTTGCGCCATCTTCAAGCGGCAGCTCGAACAGATCCGGGCATTCCCAGACGCCGTCATGGGACCCCTCGGCACTGCCAAATTCGCTTGCGAACGTCCATGCCTTCAGGTCGGGCGAGCGATAGAGGAACAGCCGGTCTCCCGCAGCCAGTACCATGATCCAGCTTTGCGACGGCTTATGCCACAATACCTTGGGGTCCCGGAAGTCGGGATATCTCTCGTCTGCTAGTACCGGGTTCCCATCGTAAGGAATCCACGTGCGGCCTTTATCTTTGCTGTAGGCGATGCTCTGGCGCTGCTTGGACAGATCGGAATTCGGAATCATCTCCGTCTGGGTATAGATGGCGACCAGTCCGGCTCCGCCGTCGAAGAAGCCTGACGTGTCATGCCAGTCCACAACTGCGCTGCCGGAGAAGATCATCCCGTTGTGATCGGGATATAAGGCGATAGGATAATGCTCCCAGTGAACAAGATCCCTGCTGATGGCATGGCCCCAGTGCATGGGTCCCCACACACTGCTGTCGGGATGATACTGGTAGAACAAATGATATTCCCCGTCGTAATAGACCATGCCGTTAGGATCGTTCAGCCAATTGGCGGGCGGGGTGAAATGAAGCTGCGGTCGCAGCGGATGATCAAGATTATGCTTCATCGGTTTCTCTCTCCTCTACTCCACTATCGATAGAATGGGCCGGGAGCATGAAGCCTTCCGGGAAGGCTTCATGCATCCGGCCGCAAGTTATGTTATTTCTGAGCTTCCTTGTAACGGTCAAGCGCTGTTTGATAAATGTCCATCAGCTTATCTAAGCCCATATCCTTCACCGTTTTTACATAGTCGTCCCACACCTTGTCAGTCATGCCATCTACGATAAATTTCGCGCGCTGCGTGTTGACATATTTAATCAGCTCAGGCTCGATTTGATTGATCTCATCCAGCTCCTCCGGCTCAAAGAAGATTGTCGGATAGTTCTCAGCCTCCATATAAGGCTCATAATACTTCTCGAGATCGGCTTTCCGCTGCTTCGCGCGCGGCTCCATATCGACAATCGTCTTGAAATGCTCAGCCGTAATGACGCCCGCGCCGTTCGGAGCGACCTTCTGGCGGAATTCGCCCATCGACACGCCTTCCTCAAGCGGCAGGTTCACAAGCTTGCCGCTTGCATCCTTTTCATAAATGATGCCGATTGGACCCCAATGAATCTGGGCCGCCATATAAGGCTCGTATTGCTGATCGATCCAGCGCATCGTAATTTCCGGATTATCGTTAGCGCTAGTGATGACAAACGCGTTCCGTCCGGGACCGCCGCCATTGCCTCTGCCAATTGTTTTCTGTCCCTCAGGACCCGTAAGAGGGGGAACAAGCGCATAATCCGCAGCGCGGTCCGTTCCGACAACCTCTTCAACCTCCCACCACACGTAGGAGCCGAGCGTCACCTCCGGCGTCTTGCCCTTGGCAAGATATTGAGGCGCATCCTGTGTGAACGATTCCGGATCAATCAGGCCTTGCTCATACCATTTCTCGTTAAAATAAGTCAGCGCCTCTTTGTACTCCGGCTGTGTCGCCGTAAATATGACCTTGCCGTCGCGGACGATCCGGTGCTCCAGATTGTCCGGCATGCCGAACGCTCCGAACAAGCCGGCGATGTCCATGCACCACTGCATATGCATGAAGCTGAGTGGAATTTCGTCAGCCTTTCCGTTGCCGTTCGGGTCCTTCGTCTTAAATGCGACAAGCGCTTCCGTATATTCGTCCAGCGTCTCCGGAAACTTCAGCCCCAGCTTATCCAGCCATGCCTTGTTAATCACATGGAAGAATGGATTCGTGCCGAGCTCATTCTCCTCCCAAGTCGGCAAGCCGTAGATATGGCCGTCCGGCGCCGTAATCGCCGCTCTAATGTCAGGACGCTCCTCCAGCAGCTGCTTCAGGTTCGGCGCATATTGCTCTATCAGATTCTCAAGCGGAATGATCGTGCCGTCTTCGCCATACGTGATTAACTCAAAATCGGAAAATTGCGAAGCATAGAAGGCATCAGGCAGATCGCCGCTTGCGAGCAGCAGGTTTTTTTTCTCGGCATAATCGGTATCCGGGATGTTGTTCCATTCAATGTGTACATTCGTATCAGCTTCGAGTCTTTTGAAGATTTCCATCTCATTGTATTCGGGAGCAAGCGCCGCCTTCGGCGAAACGATGGATAACGTCACTTTTTCGTTTACAATCGGAAGCCCTTCCTTGTTGAAGCTCGTGACGGCGTCTGCTTTGCCTTCCTTCGATTCCTGATTGCCGCCATTTCCGGTGCAAGCCGTTACCATCAGACTTGCGGCCAGAACAATACTGACTACCATTGACCCTGTCTTTTTCATTTCAGGTGATCCTCCCTTTTAGGTGCTATATCTTTGTTACATCTATCATCAACCGAGCCGTTCCGCGGTTTAACGAAACTCGGCGATAACCAAGCGAATGCCTCTAGCCTTTGATGGAGCCGATCATGACCCCTTTGACGAAATAACGTTGAAGGAATGGGTACAGCACCAATAACGGCAAGCTTGCGATAATAATGACGCCGTATTTGATCAGCTCCGTCACTCTGAGCTTCGCCGCATACGATTCCACGTCGATCATCATGCTGGAGTTCACCTGGTTCTGCACCAGAATATTGCGCAGCACAAGCTGCAGCGGGTACTTGGCTTCCTCATTCAAATAAATCATGGCGTCAAAAAATCCATTCCAGAAGCCTACCACATGGTAAAGCACCATAACGGCGATAATTGGCTTCGACAGAGGCAGCACCATGCCAAGGAAAAATCTTGTATTGGAGCAGCCGTCGATGAACGCGGCTTCTCGCATTTCGTCAGGGATTGTGCTCTGAAAGAACGTACGCACGATAATAATATTGAACACGCCCGCCGCGCCGGGCACGACCAGCGCCCAGATTGTATTAATCATGTTCAAGTCTTTAATCAGCAAGTAGGTAGGAATCAGTCCCCCGCCGAAAAACATCGTGAACATAAAAAACCACATAAACGCGTTGCGTCCAACAAGATCCTTCCTTGCCAGCGGGTACGCCGCCATAAGTGTTATGGTCACACTGATTGCCGTACCTACGATCGCATACAGCATGGAGTTGCCATAGCCGATCCATATGGACGAATCTGCGAATATCCGCGCGTATCCATCCAGGGTCAGCCCTTTTGGAACCAGCCATATTTCGCCGGAATAGATCATATTAGGGTCGCTGAATGACGCGATGAGAACAAAATAAAGTGGATATAAAATCAGCAGCATACCGATTGTCAGAAGCGTATAGTTGATGGCGTCGAACACAACATCGCCTTTTGATTTGCGTGCAAACCACGTATTCACAGCTATTCCTCCTACCACAAGCTCGTTTCCGTCAGCCGTTTGGCTATCCGGTTCACTGTTACTAGAAGCACAACATTGATGATCGCGTTGAACAGGCCGATCGCAGCGGAGAAGCTGTACTGGGCTTTCTGAATGCCGAGCTCATACACGTACGTCGGGATGATATTCGAGGCCGCGTAGTTCAAATCGCTTTGCATGAGATACGCTTTCTCGAAGCCAACGCTCATGATGCTGCCGACTGCCAGCACCATTAGAATAATAATTGTTGGCATAATGCTCGGTATATCGACGTGCTTGACCCGCTTCCACTTGCTCGCTCCATCCATAATCGCCGCCTCGTGAAGCTCTGGGTTGACGCCAGCCAGAGCAGCCAGATAGATAATGGTCGCGAACCCTGTCTCCTGCCAAATACCGGACAGCACATACAACGGACGAAACCAGCCTTCGTCAGCCATGAACAGAATCGGTTCCCCGCCAAAAAAAACGATGATATGGTTCACAATGCCGCTGTTCGGAGACAGGAATACGCCCAACATGCCCACAAGCACAACCGTAGAGATGAAATGCGGCGCGTAGATAACCGTCTGTACGAATTTTTTGTAACGCTTCGCCAGCATCTGGTTCAGCATAAGCGCTACAATAATCGGAATTGGAAAGCTGAAGATGAGCGAATAGACGCTTAATAGAATCGTATTTTGCATAATCGGCCAGAAATTGTACGCTTCGAAGAACCGGACAAAATGCTCGAAGCCCACCCACTCACTGCCCCAGATCCCTTTGCTTGCTCGGAAATCCTTAAACGCAATTTGAACGCCATACATGGGGTAATACTTAAACACTAGATAAATCAGCACCGCAGGCATTAGAAACAAATACAGCTCATAATTTTGTTTGATCTTAACCCAGGTGCGATTGCCGCGTCTGGATGCCGAGCTTTCTGCAGGCTCTGCTGTTCTCATTCTTTCATTCCACCTTCCACCCTCTTGCCCTTCTAATACGAAAACGTTTACGTCAATCGCAAAAATAAATCTGGACCTGCTTTTATGATTCCGTAAAATCAGATTTATTATGCAGAAAAACGTTTACGTAAACGTTTGTCTTGATTATAAGCGCTTTCACTTGTGGTCGTCAACCCTATTTTACAAATGAAATAGTTGTTGTTCAGCTTTCACATATTGTGAAGAAAAAATCCGCTCCCTATGCGGCAACGGACGGTTGCCCTGGGAGCGGATTTCAAGAAGACAATCAGCTGGATTGTCTGACTATAAGATGAGCTGTCAGTCTATGCTCCTGAAGCGGCGCGTCCTCATTGTCGATACGCTCCAGCATCACCTTGGCCGCCTTCACGCCAAGCTCGAAGGAAGGCTGCTCAATAACAGAGAGCGGCGGTGACGTAATACGCGTCCATTGAAATTCATCGTAAGCGACGACCGCGATTTGATCAGGCACGGCAATTTTTTTCTCTTGCAAATAAGACATCACACCCATAGCCATTACATTGTCCGCAACGAATATAGCCGTAGGCCCTTGTTTCATTAAGGTCTCCGCCATCTTGTAGCCGCTGTTCAACGACACTTCACCCATACAGACAAGCGCCTGATCCTTCTCTATGCCGGCTTCGGACAATGCTTCGAGATAACCTTCATAGCGCTCCTTGGTCGTCGTAAGCGTGTTCGGCCCGGATATATAAGCAATTCTTGTATGCCCCTTGCCAATCAGCGTCTTGACCGCTTCCAACGATACCATCTTATTGTCGACGACAACACTGTCTCTCTTGCAGTTGTTCGGTACCCGATCCAAATAAATAACGGGATAATCGCCAAACAATCGCTCATAATCGACTTCCATGCTCGAAGGCGCCATAATAAGCCCGTCGATCATCTGGGAGCCGAGCATTCGAATCTCATCCGCCTCGAAGCTCTCTTCCTCATGAGAATCGCTTAGGACAAGATGATACTGGTTGGCCTTCAAGACGCTTTGAATGCCTGCCGCGACCGACATGAAGAAGTAATTCGAGGTCTCCGAAGCCAGGATCGGTGCTAAAAATGCAATAACATGCGACTTCCGGCTTCTTAACGAACGCGCCACGGCATTGATTCGGAAGTTCAGATCATCCATTGCCTGATGCACCTTCCTCTTCGTCTCCTCGGACACGAAACGGGTGCCGTTGATGACATGTGACACAGTCGCCGTCGATACGTTAGCTTTTTTCGCAACATCTTTGATGCTTATATTTTTATTCCCGCTCATAGACTCACACCCATGCTTCGCATTCTTTTGTGCAAATCGTTCAGCTAAAGCGCGAATAAGCACGCGTAAACGTTTACACAGGTCTACTTTATGTGAATTGCGCAGGTTTGTCAATGACGATCGTCTAATTTCAGCAAATACGGCCTGGCTTTTCCTACGACTTCTTCCGATAAAACAATGGATGGTTGCCCGTCAGCTCCTTGAACACTCTTCCGAAATGCGTCACGCTGCCAAAGCCGACCCTTCTGGCAATCACATTCACCTTCAGCGATGTGCCCTCCAGCAGCTTCTTCGCCTCCTTAATCCGCACGCTGCTCACATATTCCGTGAAAGCAAAGCCCGTGGCCGCTTTGAAGGACCTGCTCAGATAATAGGGGCTGATATAGAACTTGTCGGCCAGAAGCGGGAGCGACAGCTCCTCCATATAATGGCCGTTAATATAACGGACAATCTCCGACATCTGGTCATGCATCCGGCTGGGAGAAGACGGCTGCTTCTCGGTCTCCTGCCGAGCCTGACGGCAGCAGGCGATCAGGAGCTGAACGGCTAGCGCTTGGGCGAACAGCTCGAAGCCCGGCTGTCGCTCCCGCATCTCCAGAAGCATCTGACGAGTGATGGTATCCATTGACAACCGGTCGCGCAAGGAGCCGTTCACGATTAAGTAATCACGTTCGAATAAGGGCTGGAGCGTTTCTCTATGGGTGCCGTCAGCCGAAAAATACCGTTCATGCAGGTTCACGATAAACCGCTCATGCTGCGGCTTCTCCGTATTGGTCGTCCGGTGCAGCACGTTCGGCGCGATGATGACGATGTCCCCTTCGCTGATCGTCAGCGTCCGGTCTTGAAGGAAAAACTCCCGCATGCCGGACATCAAATAATAAATCTCGAACGTATCGTGGAAATGGCTGACTGGCATATGGTGGCTAAGCGCCTTCCGATGGGATACAACGAAGGTTTCCGTATCATTGCGATAATTCAATTCTTCGATTTCGCTCCCCTCCCCTTCCCCATGTATACACTCCATTATAGCGCAAAATATAAGAAGAAATCATCAAAACAAGCAAAACAAGTACATTTTCCAATGATAGAATGTAGTTAAGATACAAGTTCAAAAAGAAGGGAAGATTGTTATGACAGCATCCACATCCGTAATGACGCCCATCGAATGGGCAACCAAAGCTTGCGAGGCGCTTATGGCTAAGTTCGAGCCGGAGCAGCTTCCTCCCGACCGATTCCATTATCACCAAGGCGTATTTCTGTCGGGCATGGAGAAAACGTGGCGGCAGACCGGCGAGCAGCGGCTGTATGACTACATGAAGCGTTGGGTGGACAGCCAGATTCTCCCCGACGGAAGCATCAAAAAGTTCAATCCAGACGAGCTTGACGACATTCAACCGGGCGTGCTGCTGTTCACGCTGTATGAGCAGACCGGCGACGAGCGTTACAAAAAAGCGCTGCATACCCTCGTACCCCTGCTGAAGTCGTGGCCAACCAACCCATCTCGGGGCTTCTGGCATAAGGGTCGTTACCCCAATCAAATGTGGCTGGACGGCCTGTACATGGCCGGTCCAATCGCTGTGCAGTTTGGCCAAACCTTCGGCGATAGCGAATACTTCGACATGATGACCTTCCAAGCCCTTCTCATGGAGAAGCATACCAAGGACCCTGTCACCGGCCTGCTGTACCACGGCTGGGACGAAACGAAGGAAGCGGCTTGGGCGGATCCCGAGACGGGACTGGCGCCAGAATTCTGGGGCCGCGCCATCGGCTGGTACCCTGTTGCCCTGCTGGAGATGTTCGAATACATGCCGGAGGATCATCCCGACAAGCCTAAGCTTATCGCCATCCTGCAGGATCTGCTCGTCGCGCTGATCAAATACCAGGATCCCGCCACTGGCCTCTGGTATCAGGTCATCGACAAGGGAGACCGTCCGGACAACTGGCTGGAGAACTCCTGCACAGCGCTGTTCGCGCATGCGATCGCCAAGGCCATCCGTTTCGGCTATCTGGACGAGAAATACCTTCAGTACGCCTGGAAAGGCTACCAAGGCGTCATCGACACGCTAACGTTCGACGACAACGGCAACGTTGTTATCGGCAAGATCTGCATCGGCACGGGCATCGGCGACTACGCCCATTATATTGCCCGCCCGACAAGCGAAAACGATCTGCACGGCGCCGGCGCGTTTATCCTGATGTGCGCGGAGATGAATCTGGCTGCGGCCGCGAAATGAGAAATCCTCTATCGAGGCCTTTCAAAGATGAGCGACCGCGTTTAGATGTAGGATTTATCGCCAAATAGAATTTCCGTTTTCGAATGCTCGAAAACTTATAGATTCTATTGTAGTAACATAAAAAAGCTGGGACCCTGCATGATGTGCGGGTCCCAGCTTTATTGTTAGGGCCTGATGAAGCCCCTCCGAGCCAACCAGCGCTCGCACAGCTCCGTCCAGCGAGCCGAGTCCGGCACTGTCTCGCCGAGGCCAATGCCATGCACGCCTTCCTCAAACACGTGCAGCTCGTGCGGAATACGATGGCGGGCCAGCGCCATGGCGAACAGCATGCTGTTCTCCGGCGGCACCGGAACGTCCTCGGCGGTATGCCAGAGGAAGGCAGGCGGAGTCGCCTCCGTAACCTGAAGCTCGTTCGACAGCAGCCGGATCATGTGCTCCTCCGGCTCTTGGCCTAGCTGCACCTCTCTGGAGCCAGCATGACCGTAAGGCTCCTGGAAGGAGATAACCGGGTAGCATAGAATCAGCGTGTCCGGGCGGCAGCTGTGACGCTCGATGGGATCTTCTGCGGAAGGCTCGCCGCTGTCGAATTGCGTGCCGACCGTCGACGCCAGATGTCCTCCGGCTGAGAAGCCGAGGATGCCGATGTGGTCGGGATCGATATTCCATTCATTCGCGTGATGTCTGGCGTAACGAATCGCCCGCTTCGCGTCCAGCCATGCGGCGGGATAAGCATACGGGTGGACGCGGTAACTCAGGACCGCGGCGGACACGCCGATTGAATTGAGCCACTCCGCGATAGGAGTCCCTTCATAGGAGGCGTGTCTGTGATACGCACCACCAGGGCACACAATAACAAGCCCCTTACGCTCGGAGCCGGGCAGCAGGAACAGCTCCAGCGTTGGGATGTCCCCTTCATTCGAGCCTAACGCCAGCGGCGCATCGCCTGGCCATAATCGTTTGATTGTTTCTGTCATTCTACCTGTACCTCCACGCCATCAGGCGCCTCATATGTAGTGCGAACGCTGCCATCCTGCATGCGTTCGTGACGGACGGAAATCGCCCCGTGCGGGGTCGGGTACGTCCCTTCGACCCACTCCAGATCATGCAGATTTGGCTTGATGCGGGCCTTGCGGAAGCCCGGTTCTGCTGGCGTAACGCCGAGCACGTATTCCGACAGCCAGGCCGTCGGACCAGACGCCCAGCCATGGCACAGGCTGTGGCGATATCCCTTATAGCAGTATCCGCCATAAGTGCCATGCACGTCAACCTTGCCAGGAGGCGTCAGCTCGTCTATGCGGGCCGCATTGTTCATCCACGAGATGTCGAAATCCTCCCAGAACGTCGTTGCTCCGAGCTCCAGCATACCGCCCCAATAGGAGCGAATGCTGTCCAGGCAGCCTCCGATATCGCCGGCCTCTGCTCTGGCGCGCAGCATATAATAGCCATAGAAGGTAGAATACCCCTTAGGCGCGTCTGGCGCGATAACTTCGCGATTCGCTTCGGCGGGGTCCAGAAGTCCTGCCAGCGCCTGCAGTGCAGCAGCTTGCTTGCTGTTCGCATGGTGGGGCACTTGGCCTCGCAGCCGCCGTTCGAGCGACTCGCACAGGCTTACACATTCTTCTTCGCCGAACAAGCGGGATAGCCTGGCGCCCGCCTGCATCGCAAGCACGAACAGCGCATGGACGCCAGCCGTCACGCCAGCTGGATTGGAGGACGCCGGCCAGTCGAGGAACGGCCGGAACACGTCAATCTGACCCTGGTCGTCCACCTTTTCCGCCAGCTCCCGCAGCAGCCCGGTTATATACTCCCGCTGCTCCAGCAGGTAGGCCTCGTTGCCATGCTGCATATACCAATCATGCTGAACGAGCAGCCACCAGATGGAATAGGTCGGCATGTCCATGAACATAGGCAGCGGCGAACGATCCTTTTTGAAATCCATACTCTCCGTCACAACTTCGCTCTCACCAAACACCGCGCTGATTGTCGCAACCTCGGGATGCATGTCGCCCGTCCACACCATCCGATCCCGCTTGATGCCGTCCCAGAGATAGTCCTGCATGTTCAGATGGACCGTATAAGCCCCCGTATCCCAGATACGGTTCAGGAGCGGATCACTGGAACGGAAGCTTCCTATATATTCGATATCCCGGTAGACGAACACAGCCTGCACGCTTTGAAGCTGAAGCGAGCCCTCATCCAGCAGATCGATTCGGGCGAACCGGAAGCCTGATGTGCCGAACTCGGTATAGCCCAGAAGCGCGACATCCACAACGCTGTCTCTCGCCGCATGATGATTCGTCGCGTTGCGCTCTCCGCCTAGCTCGCTCATCGCTTCCATGGCGGATTCGCCTAGCCGGATGCGCACGCGCGCCGTTCGGTTCGCAGGAAATTCCCCTTCAACAACCGCAATCCGAATGCCGCCATGCAGCTCCACTCCGAAATCCAGCAGAATGCCCGGCGCCTCACCATTATTTGTTAACACGCAGGCGTTCGGCGCTTCCTTGGTCACTTGTCCTCCATTCGAGCCGAGCAGCCCCTCCGGATTGCTGATTGTGGACGCGTTCCCGGATGCCGTCGTCCATACGATGCGGGTCGGTTCGATATAAGCTCTCACGCGCGGATCTACGGTGAATCCTCGTTCCTTAAGCGCTTTTATACTCATGCGACTCATCTCCTCTCTCAAGAAAAGCGGCAGCAATCAGTCGATGGCCACTGCCTTAAACTTACGATAAAGCAATCAACCCCGAACTCCTTCCGTTGCGGAAGGAAGAACGGGGTTCTGCTTATTTCAACACCAAGCGGGGATCACTCCATTTTGAACGATATTTCGTTCAAACCGCTGCTGCACATCTAGCTGTTGGGGTCAGTTGTTCGGTGCCTTCTCCATCATCTAAGATACATCGTTAACGGCATTAGATTCAGCTCACGAATACCCTGTACAACGAGCTCCGCAATACGAAGGCTGCCGTACTCCTGGAAATGCGTGTTATCCTGAACGCCGCTGGAATAGTTGAGCCACTCGCCCGGCTCTCCCCATAGGAGCAGCTTCTTCGTCTCCTCCGGCCCCAGCTCTTCGTACAGCCGCTTGCTCTTCTCGGCCAAATCGATCAGAGCGACGCCTTCCTCCTGTGCAAGCTCTCTTACCGCATCCAAATACGCGCCGTGCGTATCCTTCAGCTTACCGGCTTCATCGAAAAAGCGTCTCTGCACGGATGTGATCAATACAGGAGTCGCGTTGGCAGATCGGGCCGCATCGACATAACGCTTCAAATATTCCTTGTACGTCGTCTCCGGGTCCGTGAACCGTGCCTCGTCCGGCTTCTGGTCGTTATGCCCGAACTGGATGA
This genomic window contains:
- a CDS encoding alpha-L-rhamnosidase C-terminal domain-containing protein: MSIKALKERGFTVDPRVRAYIEPTRIVWTTASGNASTISNPEGLLGSNGGQVTKEAPNACVLTNNGEAPGILLDFGVELHGGIRIAVVEGEFPANRTARVRIRLGESAMEAMSELGGERNATNHHAARDSVVDVALLGYTEFGTSGFRFARIDLLDEGSLQLQSVQAVFVYRDIEYIGSFRSSDPLLNRIWDTGAYTVHLNMQDYLWDGIKRDRMVWTGDMHPEVATISAVFGESEVVTESMDFKKDRSPLPMFMDMPTYSIWWLLVQHDWYMQHGNEAYLLEQREYITGLLRELAEKVDDQGQIDVFRPFLDWPASSNPAGVTAGVHALFVLAMQAGARLSRLFGEEECVSLCESLERRLRGQVPHHANSKQAAALQALAGLLDPAEANREVIAPDAPKGYSTFYGYYMLRARAEAGDIGGCLDSIRSYWGGMLELGATTFWEDFDISWMNNAARIDELTPPGKVDVHGTYGGYCYKGYRHSLCHGWASGPTAWLSEYVLGVTPAEPGFRKARIKPNLHDLEWVEGTYPTPHGAISVRHERMQDGSVRTTYEAPDGVEVQVE